One Leptidea sinapis chromosome 32, ilLepSina1.1, whole genome shotgun sequence genomic region harbors:
- the LOC126974548 gene encoding synaptic vesicle 2-related protein-like isoform X1: MNENKKVDFEEALEKAGFGLYSYMLTITTGLITIAFVCVAYGTTIIIPASTCELETSVTQRGFLAAGPIIGLIIGGSLWGYMTDVFGRRFMLIISLLSAAGVNSLASISLNWIMLLCLQFLAAVLASGQYFQSLTMLSECVPARKRNMVVLLASCWALLGQGIMAVLAIPIIPLTFSIPLPTLGIYWNSWRTLLMVYSVPSIVSAVWLGFMQESPKFMYSKGRVDEALQILQKIHKINHLGSPEEFGIQAIARETPAKNTDQNTSKQHFLPLFKPPLLKSMLIITALFLFQQIGSFLIWFPTITNKIVEIVETGEGSDLTLCGVINASLHTPPDPNAVPCSINVTSMLIVFGLGVGHSIFNLFVSIVINRVGRRNMVIIIASVCGLCGIAVNLVHNVFASGIFFLIFLFGIVVMGLYTAIAVSLFPTHLRALAVSLSISGGRIGTFATVQILNQLLESNCEAGFYGFASIFASSAILAAFLADDRKAPEKNQSRDLTETSKL; this comes from the exons atgaacgaaaataaaaaagtgGATTTCGAGGAGGCTCTGGAAAAAGCAG GTTTTGGTCTCTACAGCTACATGCTCACAATAACTACGGGTCTGATAACCATAGCGTTTGTATGTGTTGCGTACGGGACCACCATTATTATACCGGCTAGCACTTGTGAGCTGGAAACATCTGTTACTCAAAGAGGATTCCTTGCTGCTGGCCCTATTATCG GTTTAATCATAGGTGGTTCACTATGGGGATATATGACGGACGTGTTCGGTCGGCGTTTCATGTTAATTATCTCACTACTATCGGCAGCTGGAGTCAACTCTCTGGCAAGCATCTCTCTCAACTGGATCATGCTGCTATGTCTACAGTTTCTAGCCGCTGTACT TGCTTCGGGGCAGTATTTTCAATCATTGACCATGCTGAGTGAGTGTGTACCGGCTAGGAAACGAAACATGGTGGTGCTGTTAGCATCCTGCTGGGCGCTTCTGGGTCAGGGTATTATGGCTG TGCTGGCAATACCCATCATACCATTAACATTCTCCATACCGCTTCCAACACTGGGTATATACTGGAACTCATGGCGGACACTTCTGATGGTGTACTCTGTTCCGAGCATTGTTTCTGCTGTGTGGCTTGGCTTCATGCAAGAGAGCCCAAAGTTTATGTATTCTAAAGGGAGAGTGGATGAAGCTTTGcagattttacaaaaaatacacaaaataaatcatttgGGATCACCGGAGGAGTTCGGG aTCCAGGCCATTGCAAGGGAGACACCAGCTAAGAATACGGACCAGAATACCTCTAAGCAACATTTCTTGCCACTATTTAAGCCTCCGCTGCTCAAGTCTATGCTGATTATAACTGCACTATTCCTCTTTCAACA AATAGGATCATTCTTGATATGGTTCCCGACGATTACCAATAAGATAGTTGAGATAGTCGAAACCGGTGAGGGTTCTGATCTGACGCTGTGCGGTGTCATCAATGCCAGTCTTCACACTCCACCAGAC ccAAATGCAGTTCCATGTTCAATCAATGTAACATCAATGTTGATAGTATTCGGTTTGGGAGTTGGACATTCTATTTTCAACCTTTTTGTGAGCATT GTAATCAACCGCGTCGGGCGCCGCAATATGGTAATAATCATAGCATCTGTATGCGGCCTCTGCGGCATTGCTGTTAACCTGGTACACAACGTATTCGCCAGTGGGATCTTCTTCCTTATATTCCTGTTTGGAATCGTTGTAATGGGACTGTATACTGCAATTGCAGTGTCGTTGTTCCCTACACATTTGAG ggcGCTGGCAGTGTCTTTGAGCATAAGTGGCGGTCGTATTGGCACGTTCGCTACGGTGCAAATTTTGAATCAGTTACTGGAAAGTAATTGTGAAGCAGGCTTCTACGGATTCGCTTCTATTTTTGCAT CATCAGCAATATTGGCAGCTTTTCTCGCTGACGACCGTAaggcaccggaaaaaaatcaATCAAGAGATTTAACAGAAACGAGTAAACTATAA
- the LOC126974548 gene encoding synaptic vesicle 2-related protein-like isoform X2 produces MNENKKVDFEEALEKAGFGLYSYMLTITTGLITIAFVCVAYGTTIIIPASTCELETSVTQRGFLAAGPIIGLIIGGSLWGYMTDVFGRRFMLIISLLSAAGVNSLASISLNWIMLLCLQFLAAVLASGQYFQSLTMLSECVPARKRNMVVLLASCWALLGQGIMAVLAIPIIPLTFSIPLPTLGIYWNSWRTLLMVYSVPSIVSAVWLGFMQESPKFMYSKGRVDEALQILQKIHKINHLGSPEEFGIQAIARETPAKNTDQNTSKQHFLPLFKPPLLKSMLIITALFLFQQIGSFLIWFPTITNKIVEIVETGEGSDLTLCGVINASLHTPPDVINRVGRRNMVIIIASVCGLCGIAVNLVHNVFASGIFFLIFLFGIVVMGLYTAIAVSLFPTHLRALAVSLSISGGRIGTFATVQILNQLLESNCEAGFYGFASIFASSAILAAFLADDRKAPEKNQSRDLTETSKL; encoded by the exons atgaacgaaaataaaaaagtgGATTTCGAGGAGGCTCTGGAAAAAGCAG GTTTTGGTCTCTACAGCTACATGCTCACAATAACTACGGGTCTGATAACCATAGCGTTTGTATGTGTTGCGTACGGGACCACCATTATTATACCGGCTAGCACTTGTGAGCTGGAAACATCTGTTACTCAAAGAGGATTCCTTGCTGCTGGCCCTATTATCG GTTTAATCATAGGTGGTTCACTATGGGGATATATGACGGACGTGTTCGGTCGGCGTTTCATGTTAATTATCTCACTACTATCGGCAGCTGGAGTCAACTCTCTGGCAAGCATCTCTCTCAACTGGATCATGCTGCTATGTCTACAGTTTCTAGCCGCTGTACT TGCTTCGGGGCAGTATTTTCAATCATTGACCATGCTGAGTGAGTGTGTACCGGCTAGGAAACGAAACATGGTGGTGCTGTTAGCATCCTGCTGGGCGCTTCTGGGTCAGGGTATTATGGCTG TGCTGGCAATACCCATCATACCATTAACATTCTCCATACCGCTTCCAACACTGGGTATATACTGGAACTCATGGCGGACACTTCTGATGGTGTACTCTGTTCCGAGCATTGTTTCTGCTGTGTGGCTTGGCTTCATGCAAGAGAGCCCAAAGTTTATGTATTCTAAAGGGAGAGTGGATGAAGCTTTGcagattttacaaaaaatacacaaaataaatcatttgGGATCACCGGAGGAGTTCGGG aTCCAGGCCATTGCAAGGGAGACACCAGCTAAGAATACGGACCAGAATACCTCTAAGCAACATTTCTTGCCACTATTTAAGCCTCCGCTGCTCAAGTCTATGCTGATTATAACTGCACTATTCCTCTTTCAACA AATAGGATCATTCTTGATATGGTTCCCGACGATTACCAATAAGATAGTTGAGATAGTCGAAACCGGTGAGGGTTCTGATCTGACGCTGTGCGGTGTCATCAATGCCAGTCTTCACACTCCACCAGAC GTAATCAACCGCGTCGGGCGCCGCAATATGGTAATAATCATAGCATCTGTATGCGGCCTCTGCGGCATTGCTGTTAACCTGGTACACAACGTATTCGCCAGTGGGATCTTCTTCCTTATATTCCTGTTTGGAATCGTTGTAATGGGACTGTATACTGCAATTGCAGTGTCGTTGTTCCCTACACATTTGAG ggcGCTGGCAGTGTCTTTGAGCATAAGTGGCGGTCGTATTGGCACGTTCGCTACGGTGCAAATTTTGAATCAGTTACTGGAAAGTAATTGTGAAGCAGGCTTCTACGGATTCGCTTCTATTTTTGCAT CATCAGCAATATTGGCAGCTTTTCTCGCTGACGACCGTAaggcaccggaaaaaaatcaATCAAGAGATTTAACAGAAACGAGTAAACTATAA
- the LOC126974534 gene encoding synaptic vesicle glycoprotein 2A-like isoform X2 produces the protein MKLEKNGKTFSTTATLDDAMLATGFGTYNILHMLLSGLILMGVIMQSLAMGYILPAAQCDLELTLQQRGWLSATPFLAIILTSYVWGWLADTQGRRFVMLFSMTISSLFAVLASFSPEIISFATLSFISAVFMSGPTSVVYTYLGEFTNVQHRDKIVAFGSSFVGIGTVALPAVSWLILPLEISIPIDFLHITYRSWRLLVIAANLPLAIGFVLLLFAPESPKFLHACGKQEACLKVLRDMYAVNKRLHRDTYPIKSLLNEAETVKAMENRGIVAVLKSMQDQTAPLFKPPLLKWTFLVCFIQFGLFGTTNGFYVWFPSILNSLINHEGPAARLCDILDAERTLPANGTDVVCDDTINSATFELSIYIGLVFCSMYIIVGFIVDIVGKKSILITILTITGLCGFGAHLAPTQQIAVVLFAVFQMCGACIGLTNAVTVELFPTKYRAMAVCLSMMMGRVGSMTGSNLIGVFLSTNCGLSFYLFGGLIVACALLCFTLPGKRRSPAQQTKSNPTRNQTHEPA, from the exons GTTTCGGCACGTACAATATCCTCCACATGCTTCTCAGCGGGCTGATACTCATGGGTGTGATAATGCAGAGTCTGGCCATGGGCTACATACTGCCGGCGGCGCAGTGCGACCTGGAGCTGACCCTGCAGCAACGAGGATGGCTCTCGGCCACACCCTTCTTAG CGATAATCCTGACATCATACGTGTGGGGCTGGCTCGCAGACACTCAGGGTCGCCGGTTCGTGATGCTATTTTCGATGACCATATCCAGTTTGTTTGCTGTACTGGCCAGCTTCTCGCCGGAGATCATCTCCTTTGCGACGCTGTCTTTCATATCCGCTGTATT TATGTCCGGACCAACATCTGTTGTCTACACGTATTTGGGAGAATTCACCAACGTTCAGCACAGAGACAAAATTGTCGCATTCGGTTCTTCCTTCGTCGGTATAGGAACTGTCGCGTTACCAG CTGTATCCTGGTTAATCCTGCCACTAGAAATATCCATTCCTATTGACTTTCTGCACATAACGTATCGCTCCTGGCGTCTCCTTGTAATCGCCGCCAATCTCCCTCTCGCCATTGGCTTCGTTCTCCTACTCTTCGCCCCTGAGAGTCCCAAGTTTCTTCACGCATGTGGAAAGCAGGAAGCTTGTTTAAAAGTATTGAGGGACATGTATGCAGTTAATAAACGGCTGCACAGAGACACCTATCCC ATAAAATCACTTCTAAATGAAGCTGAAACTGTCAAGGCTATGGAGAACAGAGGGATCGTAGCAGTGTTGAAGTCTATGCAGGACCAAACCGCACCTCTGTTCAAACCACCGCTACTCAAATGGACGTTCCTCGTATGTTTCATACAGTTCGGACTATTTGGCAC CACAAACGGCTTCTACGTGTGGTTCCCTTCCATTCTGAACTCGCTCATCAATCACGAAGGTCCTGCAGCAAGGCTGTGTGATATATTGGACGCTGAGAGGACTCTGCCTGCTAATGGAAcggat gtGGTCTGCGACGATACGATAAACTCGGCGACGTTCGAGTTATCAATCTACATCGGACTTGTGTTCTGTTCGATGTACATCATCGTGGGATTCATAGTGGACATCGTGGGGAAGAAGTCGATCCTCATTACAATCCTGACGATCACTGGACTATGTG GTTTTGGAGCCCACTTGGCGCCGACACAGCAGATTGCCGTTGTGCTGTTTGCAGTGTTCCAGATGTGTGGCGCATGTATCGGGCTAACTAACGCGGTCACTGTGGAACTGTTCCCAACTAAATACAG ggCGATGGCTGTGTGTCTGTCAATGATGATGGGTCGGGTCGGGTCGATGACAGGCTCCAACCTGATTGGCGTTTTCTTATCGACAAACTGTGGTCTCAGCTTTTATCTCTTCGGTGGACTTATTGTTG CTTGCGCACTCCTATGTTTCACACTTCCCGGAAAAAGAAGAAGTCCCGCGCAACAAACGAAATCCAACCCAACCCGGAACCAAACCCACGAGCCGGCGTGA
- the LOC126974534 gene encoding putative transporter SVOPL isoform X1 produces MRSFEKTSHELMPLQSNCQSKTAEDSAGVMKLEKNGKTFSTTATLDDAMLATGFGTYNILHMLLSGLILMGVIMQSLAMGYILPAAQCDLELTLQQRGWLSATPFLAIILTSYVWGWLADTQGRRFVMLFSMTISSLFAVLASFSPEIISFATLSFISAVFMSGPTSVVYTYLGEFTNVQHRDKIVAFGSSFVGIGTVALPAVSWLILPLEISIPIDFLHITYRSWRLLVIAANLPLAIGFVLLLFAPESPKFLHACGKQEACLKVLRDMYAVNKRLHRDTYPIKSLLNEAETVKAMENRGIVAVLKSMQDQTAPLFKPPLLKWTFLVCFIQFGLFGTTNGFYVWFPSILNSLINHEGPAARLCDILDAERTLPANGTDVVCDDTINSATFELSIYIGLVFCSMYIIVGFIVDIVGKKSILITILTITGLCGFGAHLAPTQQIAVVLFAVFQMCGACIGLTNAVTVELFPTKYRAMAVCLSMMMGRVGSMTGSNLIGVFLSTNCGLSFYLFGGLIVACALLCFTLPGKRRSPAQQTKSNPTRNQTHEPA; encoded by the exons GTTTCGGCACGTACAATATCCTCCACATGCTTCTCAGCGGGCTGATACTCATGGGTGTGATAATGCAGAGTCTGGCCATGGGCTACATACTGCCGGCGGCGCAGTGCGACCTGGAGCTGACCCTGCAGCAACGAGGATGGCTCTCGGCCACACCCTTCTTAG CGATAATCCTGACATCATACGTGTGGGGCTGGCTCGCAGACACTCAGGGTCGCCGGTTCGTGATGCTATTTTCGATGACCATATCCAGTTTGTTTGCTGTACTGGCCAGCTTCTCGCCGGAGATCATCTCCTTTGCGACGCTGTCTTTCATATCCGCTGTATT TATGTCCGGACCAACATCTGTTGTCTACACGTATTTGGGAGAATTCACCAACGTTCAGCACAGAGACAAAATTGTCGCATTCGGTTCTTCCTTCGTCGGTATAGGAACTGTCGCGTTACCAG CTGTATCCTGGTTAATCCTGCCACTAGAAATATCCATTCCTATTGACTTTCTGCACATAACGTATCGCTCCTGGCGTCTCCTTGTAATCGCCGCCAATCTCCCTCTCGCCATTGGCTTCGTTCTCCTACTCTTCGCCCCTGAGAGTCCCAAGTTTCTTCACGCATGTGGAAAGCAGGAAGCTTGTTTAAAAGTATTGAGGGACATGTATGCAGTTAATAAACGGCTGCACAGAGACACCTATCCC ATAAAATCACTTCTAAATGAAGCTGAAACTGTCAAGGCTATGGAGAACAGAGGGATCGTAGCAGTGTTGAAGTCTATGCAGGACCAAACCGCACCTCTGTTCAAACCACCGCTACTCAAATGGACGTTCCTCGTATGTTTCATACAGTTCGGACTATTTGGCAC CACAAACGGCTTCTACGTGTGGTTCCCTTCCATTCTGAACTCGCTCATCAATCACGAAGGTCCTGCAGCAAGGCTGTGTGATATATTGGACGCTGAGAGGACTCTGCCTGCTAATGGAAcggat gtGGTCTGCGACGATACGATAAACTCGGCGACGTTCGAGTTATCAATCTACATCGGACTTGTGTTCTGTTCGATGTACATCATCGTGGGATTCATAGTGGACATCGTGGGGAAGAAGTCGATCCTCATTACAATCCTGACGATCACTGGACTATGTG GTTTTGGAGCCCACTTGGCGCCGACACAGCAGATTGCCGTTGTGCTGTTTGCAGTGTTCCAGATGTGTGGCGCATGTATCGGGCTAACTAACGCGGTCACTGTGGAACTGTTCCCAACTAAATACAG ggCGATGGCTGTGTGTCTGTCAATGATGATGGGTCGGGTCGGGTCGATGACAGGCTCCAACCTGATTGGCGTTTTCTTATCGACAAACTGTGGTCTCAGCTTTTATCTCTTCGGTGGACTTATTGTTG CTTGCGCACTCCTATGTTTCACACTTCCCGGAAAAAGAAGAAGTCCCGCGCAACAAACGAAATCCAACCCAACCCGGAACCAAACCCACGAGCCGGCGTGA